The sequence CGGCCGTTTCCACCGGGCGTCCCCGCGTGTCGTAGATGGTGCGCTCGATGGTCAGCACGAGGTCCCCCACACCGATCCCCAGCAGGTTCGCCTGCACCGGCGTGGCCCGGGCCGGGCGCGGCACCTCGACCACGGTCGAGACGACCACACCGATGGAGCGCATGCGCTCGACCACCCCCTGGCCCGCCAGGGGCCCCGTCTCGGGCAGTACGACGGGCGTTCCGTCCGTGATCGCCATCGGCTCCCAGGACGCGGAGAGTTGGACGGGCTGCCCGTCGGCGAGGAACTCGTAGTGCGTGTGGACGCAAGGGTCTCCGGGGCTGATGTCCAGCCGGCGAGCGACGGCCTCGGGGGCGGGGACCCGCACCCGGCTCTCCGCGTCCCAGGCATCGGCCCGGCCCCGCTCCCGCGTGGCGGAACGGAGGGAGGGCCCCTCCCGGCGCTCGCGATGCCGTGAGCGGACCAACCGCAGACGCTCGCGCGGCACCCGGACGTAGGTACCCGATCCGGCGCGCCCCTCGAGGAGACCGTCGATGATCAAACGGTCCATGG comes from Streptomyces virginiae and encodes:
- a CDS encoding GntR family transcriptional regulator yields the protein MPREAPYLEVAAALRGRILAGEWEVGERLPSRVRLAEAYGVGRNVVQRAMDRLIIDGLLEGRAGSGTYVRVPRERLRLVRSRHRERREGPSLRSATRERGRADAWDAESRVRVPAPEAVARRLDISPGDPCVHTHYEFLADGQPVQLSASWEPMAITDGTPVVLPETGPLAGQGVVERMRSIGVVVSTVVEVPRPARATPVQANLLGIGVGDLVLTIERTIYDTRGRPVETADMVIPDARREVVYAFGVDHP